Proteins from one Romboutsia sp. CE17 genomic window:
- a CDS encoding cupin domain-containing protein produces the protein MIKRKDELLVEEGNLRNGKGNVKREHIISGDELKGKGKLFAKLTIPRGNSIGMHDHTEDFEVYYILKGTGQVLDNGEIVQVNEGDVVYTANGNKHYLENIGVCDLEVLAIVLYE, from the coding sequence ATGATAAAAAGAAAAGATGAATTATTAGTTGAAGAAGGAAATCTTAGAAATGGTAAAGGGAATGTAAAGAGAGAACATATAATTAGTGGAGATGAGTTAAAAGGAAAGGGTAAGTTATTTGCTAAATTAACTATTCCTAGAGGGAATTCTATAGGCATGCATGATCATACAGAAGATTTTGAAGTATATTATATATTAAAAGGAACTGGACAAGTATTAGATAATGGTGAAATAGTTCAAGTTAATGAGGGTGATGTTGTTTATACAGCAAATGGAAATAAACATTACCTAGAAAATATAGGAGTTTGTGATTTAGAAGTACTAGCTATAGTTTTATATGAATAG
- a CDS encoding nitrite/sulfite reductase — protein sequence MTNLKETLLNEIPNFKDFSLKFYNGEISKMEYKRFSGAYGVYAQRDQKSFMIRLRVSSGVLSRSQLHTIYQLANKHNISHIHFTTRQAIQLHGINVESVCDIMEQGIKNNIFTRGGGGNFPRNVGLSPLSGVDPDEAFDVAPYSIATDNHFMSKITTYHLPRKLKVSYSSCSSDTAHCTVQDLGFIATLKNNEPYFKVFVGGGLGQNPAVALELDELVKPSDVLYYVEGLTKMYMEYGDYKNHGRARVRYMVSNLGENEFLRIFKDFVAKEKEKGGLDLNPDPIIYDEGGPEIDLRHPRLIKQKQAGRYSVYIHPIGGILPLKDLKALLYELDKCKNPMMRLAMTEGLYVINLDGNEAKKILEATESMSGNTSIEKSVACIGVPLCQMGIQNSQQMLQDIVSYFRKNGTEDILNAIPRVYISGCMNSCAVHQISAIGLTGKKKKVDGTVTDAFGMFVNGNFHLGETRLGDFVGDFKATDLPKVLFEIGTAVNNSKKDFYTWIKENKNELDDIVSNYQI from the coding sequence GAAATATCCAAAATGGAATACAAAAGATTTTCTGGAGCATATGGAGTTTATGCTCAAAGAGATCAAAAATCTTTTATGATAAGATTGAGAGTATCTTCCGGTGTTCTATCTCGTTCTCAACTTCATACAATCTATCAATTGGCAAATAAGCATAATATAAGCCACATTCATTTTACAACTAGACAAGCTATACAACTTCATGGTATAAATGTTGAATCGGTTTGCGATATTATGGAACAAGGAATAAAAAATAATATATTTACTAGAGGTGGCGGAGGAAATTTCCCTAGAAATGTTGGTTTATCTCCTCTATCAGGAGTTGACCCAGATGAAGCATTTGATGTAGCTCCTTATTCAATAGCTACAGACAATCACTTTATGAGTAAAATTACAACTTACCATTTACCTAGAAAATTAAAAGTATCTTATTCTAGTTGCAGTTCTGATACTGCACATTGTACCGTTCAAGATTTAGGATTTATCGCTACACTTAAAAATAATGAACCTTATTTTAAAGTCTTTGTAGGTGGTGGACTAGGTCAAAATCCAGCTGTTGCTTTAGAACTTGACGAACTTGTAAAGCCATCTGATGTACTTTACTATGTTGAGGGTCTTACTAAAATGTATATGGAGTATGGTGACTATAAAAACCATGGTAGAGCAAGAGTTAGATATATGGTTAGTAATTTAGGAGAAAATGAATTCTTAAGAATATTTAAAGATTTTGTAGCTAAAGAAAAAGAAAAAGGTGGACTTGATCTTAATCCTGATCCAATAATATATGATGAAGGTGGTCCTGAAATAGACTTACGTCATCCTAGATTAATAAAACAAAAACAAGCAGGTCGATACAGTGTATATATACATCCAATAGGAGGAATTTTGCCTCTTAAAGATTTAAAAGCTTTATTATACGAATTAGATAAATGTAAAAATCCTATGATGAGATTAGCTATGACAGAAGGACTATATGTTATAAATCTTGATGGGAATGAAGCTAAAAAAATACTTGAAGCTACCGAATCTATGAGTGGAAATACTAGTATAGAAAAAAGTGTTGCTTGTATAGGTGTTCCACTTTGTCAAATGGGTATTCAAAATAGTCAACAAATGTTACAAGATATAGTATCTTACTTTAGAAAAAATGGTACGGAAGATATTTTAAATGCAATACCAAGAGTTTATATATCTGGTTGTATGAACTCTTGTGCAGTACATCAAATAAGTGCAATAGGATTGACTGGTAAAAAGAAAAAAGTTGATGGTACAGTTACTGATGCGTTTGGAATGTTTGTAAATGGTAATTTCCATCTTGGTGAAACTAGACTTGGTGATTTTGTTGGTGATTTTAAAGCTACTGATTTACCAAAGGTATTATTTGAAATAGGGACAGCAGTAAATAATAGTAAAAAAGACTTTTATACTTGGATAAAAGAAAATAAAAATGAATTAGATGATATAGTATCTAATTACCAAATATAA